A genomic window from Algoriphagus sp. Y33 includes:
- a CDS encoding LytTR family DNA-binding domain-containing protein: protein MKILIIEDENPAANLLKIQINKHFPSSEIVGNLDSISTSISWFQQNPQPDLIFCDIQLADGVSFEIFEKVHLSTPIIFTTAFDQYAIKAFKVNAIDYLLKPIDPEDLARAVDKYKTNQIRATIDLSVLKSLLAPPESTFKSRFLVKYGDKIQSIPTGDISFFSSEERVTFLQTQQGKNYVLESTLEQTEAQVDPKIFFRLNRKYLSSMEAIDGIFSYSNSRLKVTLKKCADQDILISREKVGDFKKWLDR from the coding sequence ATGAAAATATTAATCATCGAAGATGAAAATCCAGCGGCAAATTTGCTCAAAATACAAATAAATAAGCATTTCCCGAGTTCCGAGATAGTTGGAAATTTAGACAGTATTTCAACTTCTATTTCCTGGTTTCAGCAAAATCCACAACCCGATTTGATATTTTGTGATATACAATTGGCAGATGGAGTCAGCTTTGAGATTTTTGAAAAAGTCCACTTATCAACACCGATTATCTTTACCACAGCATTTGATCAATATGCTATAAAAGCGTTCAAAGTAAATGCGATCGACTACCTTTTGAAGCCCATTGATCCGGAAGATCTGGCAAGGGCTGTGGATAAGTATAAGACTAATCAAATTCGAGCTACTATAGATTTATCGGTACTGAAATCTCTGTTAGCTCCTCCTGAATCCACCTTCAAGTCAAGGTTTTTGGTGAAGTATGGAGACAAAATTCAGAGCATTCCAACTGGTGATATTTCCTTTTTTAGTAGTGAGGAGAGAGTCACTTTTCTGCAAACGCAACAAGGAAAAAATTATGTACTCGAAAGCACTTTGGAGCAAACCGAAGCCCAGGTAGATCCGAAGATTTTCTTTCGGCTCAACAGAAAATACCTCAGCAGTATGGAGGCAATAGATGGAATTTTTTCCTATTCAAACAGCCGGCTAAAAGTGACTTTAAAAAAATGTGCTGATCAGGATATTTTGATCAGTCGTGAAAAAGTGGGTGATTTCAAAAAATGGCTAGACCGATGA
- a CDS encoding HU family DNA-binding protein, translating into MTKAEVITKISDKTGIQKDDVTQAIEAFFKVVKDSMSEGDNIYVRGFGSFINKKRAKKIARNISKNTAIVIDEHYIPAFKPSKVFVEKIKNSKKIKELAHQD; encoded by the coding sequence GTGACTAAAGCAGAAGTAATCACTAAGATTTCGGACAAAACAGGTATCCAGAAGGATGATGTAACACAAGCCATTGAGGCGTTCTTCAAAGTAGTGAAGGATTCAATGTCCGAAGGAGACAACATCTACGTGAGAGGATTTGGTAGCTTCATCAATAAGAAGAGAGCTAAAAAAATCGCCCGAAACATCTCCAAAAACACAGCGATCGTTATCGACGAGCACTATATCCCGGCTTTCAAGCCATCTAAGGTGTTTGTAGAGAAGATTAAGAACAGCAAAAAAATCAAGGAACTAGCTCATCAAGACTAA
- a CDS encoding sensor histidine kinase, whose translation MPEKRNPAICKTEKGIWNTLPSFLIINFGIVMVLMLYFCPTCFISWEGAKSMIPHFIFSFAITVAMSFGGNAVETFYDKRISWIHHPVKRLLMTSITYLSYAFIVSYILVFLYSWARGNISLDDIPYRLLFQYSLMPMGIALGFMALFTTRSWLLEWRKSALEAEILRNEKLASQYQSLKDQLNPHFLFNSLNALSGLVYESADRSAAFIQKLSRIYRYVLEAQKEELIEVEKEADFAVNFLALQKIRFEDSLKFSLEIEDKKGFIPPLSLQLLLENAIKHNIVSEEKPLFIHIYRKDNMLWISNTFQPKSSQTDPSTGVGLENIKMRYQLISDQTIEVIQNQEKFLVKLPILDLST comes from the coding sequence ATGCCCGAAAAAAGAAATCCAGCCATTTGTAAAACAGAAAAAGGGATATGGAACACACTCCCAAGTTTTCTGATTATCAACTTTGGGATAGTCATGGTACTTATGCTATACTTCTGCCCCACGTGCTTCATTAGCTGGGAAGGTGCTAAAAGTATGATTCCACATTTCATTTTTTCTTTTGCAATTACTGTGGCTATGAGCTTCGGCGGAAATGCGGTGGAAACATTTTATGACAAACGCATTTCGTGGATTCATCATCCAGTCAAGCGTCTTTTAATGACTAGCATCACCTACCTGAGTTATGCTTTTATTGTATCTTATATCCTTGTGTTCCTTTATTCATGGGCTAGAGGAAATATCAGTTTGGACGATATTCCTTATAGGTTATTGTTTCAATACTCACTTATGCCTATGGGAATTGCCTTAGGCTTTATGGCATTGTTCACTACACGTTCCTGGTTGCTGGAATGGAGAAAGTCAGCCTTGGAGGCAGAAATACTTCGGAACGAAAAATTGGCAAGTCAATATCAGTCATTGAAGGATCAGCTTAATCCTCATTTCCTATTTAACTCTTTAAATGCACTTTCAGGGTTAGTATATGAAAGCGCTGATCGATCCGCTGCTTTTATTCAGAAATTATCGCGTATATACCGCTACGTTTTAGAAGCCCAAAAAGAAGAATTAATTGAGGTGGAAAAAGAGGCTGATTTCGCAGTAAATTTTCTGGCACTTCAAAAAATCAGATTCGAGGATAGTTTGAAATTTTCCTTGGAAATCGAAGATAAAAAAGGGTTCATTCCCCCGCTTTCTCTTCAACTCCTGCTTGAAAATGCCATTAAACACAATATAGTAAGTGAAGAAAAACCTCTATTTATCCACATTTACAGAAAAGATAATATGTTATGGATAAGCAACACTTTTCAGCCAAAATCAAGTCAAACTGATCCCTCTACCGGGGTAGGATTGGAGAATATTAAAATGAGATATCAACTGATCTCCGACCAAACTATTGAAGTAATACAGAATCAGGAAAAGTTTCTGGTTAAGCTACCCATTTTAGATTTATCCACATGA
- a CDS encoding M48 family metallopeptidase, whose translation MKRSQLILIAIGVIAVCGLYVLPSVVVDNDSKADGVSQENPSAPTSSADPAAMHEAELSPDQRLQINTLKLQIAENSSIEELNSSTEEIAAIYQELGKYDSAGYYLSLAADQQSDTNLAEKAGNAYYEAFSFALDPEKVAYTAEQTRKYLTQVLDNDPTRLDLKTKIAMTYVSSSNPMQGITMLREILQQDPQNEDGLFNMGVLSMQSGQYKRATERFEELIQYHPDNLQGQFYLGVSYFEAKQNNKAKAQFEKVKTMTQDEMILGSVESYLDKL comes from the coding sequence ATGAAAAGATCTCAACTCATACTTATCGCAATAGGAGTCATCGCAGTCTGTGGACTTTATGTACTTCCTAGTGTGGTGGTGGACAATGACAGTAAGGCAGATGGAGTTTCTCAGGAAAATCCATCTGCTCCCACTTCGTCCGCTGATCCTGCAGCGATGCATGAGGCTGAGCTAAGTCCTGATCAGAGGTTACAGATAAATACGCTGAAACTTCAGATCGCAGAGAACTCTTCAATTGAAGAGCTGAACTCTTCCACGGAAGAGATTGCTGCGATTTACCAGGAACTTGGGAAGTACGATAGTGCAGGATATTATTTAAGTTTGGCGGCCGATCAGCAGTCAGATACGAATCTGGCCGAAAAAGCGGGAAATGCCTACTATGAGGCATTTAGCTTTGCGCTGGATCCGGAGAAAGTAGCTTACACTGCCGAACAGACCCGAAAGTATTTAACACAGGTGCTGGATAATGATCCCACCCGCTTGGATTTGAAAACTAAGATAGCGATGACTTATGTGTCCTCGTCCAATCCCATGCAGGGAATCACGATGCTAAGAGAAATCTTGCAGCAGGACCCGCAAAATGAAGACGGGTTGTTCAACATGGGCGTACTATCTATGCAATCAGGACAGTACAAACGCGCCACTGAGCGATTTGAAGAATTGATCCAGTATCACCCGGACAATCTTCAGGGGCAGTTTTACTTGGGCGTGAGCTATTTCGAAGCCAAACAAAACAACAAAGCGAAAGCTCAGTTTGAGAAAGTGAAAACGATGACGCAAGATGAAATGATTCTTGGAAGTGTCGAAAGCTATCTCGACAAGCTATAA
- the gldE gene encoding gliding motility-associated protein GldE, translating into MDDPYPSYHLLAQISSPSVSYLILNGLLFILLLIGSALVSGSEVAFFSLTNEDLGNIDEENSPRGKKVISLVEAPKNLLSTILILNNLINIGIVTLTTFVAWSVFGKNATGIIIILVQTIGVTFAIVFFGEIVPKVYANKAKVEFSLIMAPSITFFSTILRPFSMFLMAFSNLLEKRIEKKGYSLSVNELNQALELTTEDAPNEEREILRGIVNFGTLTVKQVMQSRMDITAVDTDMDFHELMDKINKSGYSRIPVYEETIDNIQGILYIKDLLPFIERDEDFAWNELIRKSFFVPENKKVDTLLKDFQLKRVHMAIVVDEYGGTSGLVTLEDLIEEIIGEINDEFDDHDDIFFQEIDPATFIFEGKVSLNDFCKKLELDSQLFEEVKGESESLGGLLLEINSKLPKNGTKIKFGDFVFTILAVDARKIKKVKVYINSLDKDTLGPYTD; encoded by the coding sequence ATGGACGATCCCTATCCGAGTTACCATTTGCTCGCTCAGATTAGCTCACCTTCGGTAAGCTATCTGATTCTAAATGGATTGCTTTTTATTCTTCTCTTAATAGGCTCTGCCTTAGTTTCCGGTTCAGAGGTAGCTTTTTTTTCCCTTACAAATGAAGACTTGGGAAATATCGACGAAGAAAACAGCCCCCGTGGGAAAAAAGTCATCAGCCTCGTAGAGGCACCGAAAAATCTTCTCAGCACTATCCTGATTCTCAATAATCTCATTAATATTGGAATAGTGACGTTAACGACCTTTGTGGCATGGTCTGTTTTTGGAAAAAATGCCACAGGAATAATAATAATCCTAGTTCAAACAATCGGAGTGACATTCGCTATCGTATTTTTTGGAGAGATTGTCCCTAAGGTTTATGCCAATAAAGCCAAGGTGGAATTCAGTCTTATCATGGCACCCAGCATTACCTTTTTTTCCACCATTCTTAGGCCTTTTTCTATGTTTTTGATGGCCTTCAGCAACCTTCTGGAGAAGCGGATCGAAAAGAAAGGCTATTCGCTTTCTGTAAATGAGTTAAATCAAGCCTTGGAATTGACTACGGAGGATGCCCCAAATGAGGAAAGAGAAATTTTACGGGGAATAGTAAACTTCGGCACTCTCACGGTGAAGCAAGTCATGCAAAGCCGAATGGATATTACTGCCGTGGATACCGACATGGACTTCCACGAGCTGATGGACAAAATTAACAAAAGCGGCTATTCCCGGATTCCGGTGTATGAAGAGACCATTGATAACATTCAAGGCATACTTTACATCAAAGATCTACTTCCTTTTATCGAGAGGGATGAAGATTTCGCCTGGAATGAACTGATCCGCAAAAGCTTCTTTGTGCCCGAAAACAAAAAAGTAGACACCTTATTAAAAGACTTCCAATTAAAAAGAGTCCACATGGCAATCGTCGTGGATGAATATGGAGGAACTTCGGGATTAGTCACGCTTGAAGACCTGATCGAGGAGATCATCGGCGAGATCAATGACGAATTTGACGACCATGACGACATCTTCTTCCAAGAGATTGACCCTGCTACTTTTATATTTGAAGGGAAAGTATCCTTGAACGATTTCTGCAAAAAGCTGGAACTAGACTCTCAACTATTTGAAGAAGTGAAGGGTGAAAGCGAATCCCTTGGTGGCTTGCTGCTGGAGATTAATTCCAAATTGCCCAAAAATGGCACCAAGATCAAATTTGGAGATTTCGTATTCACAATATTGGCTGTAGATGCCCGAAAAATCAAAAAAGTAAAGGTTTACATCAATTCCTTGGACAAGGATACGCTGGGTCCGTATACTGATTGA
- a CDS encoding TonB-dependent receptor has protein sequence MNPRLLLFFTCMLVQTYAFAQAIIHGKVLDEKGLPLPGANIQIKGSYDGATSDKDGDYRFETSATGAQVLVFKFLGFKSQELNISPTTGAYEIQPVKMVEEITEMNAVTISAGAMEASDEKKAVVLRPLDIVTTSGAMGDIVGALQTLPGTGTVGNDGRLFVRGGDASEVGIYIDGLRVGNAYGSSTANVPTRTRFNPNIFKGTFFSTGGYSAEYGQALSSALSLNTKDQSMRTQGDLSIMSVGGGYAQTLANETQSISLTANYFDLKPYQKLIKQDFDWERAPHGWDIELSAQQKLKKGGLVKVLARTEAGGMELWQAQPGLDDRGIFIKLNNKYSYAQSNWRNAYENGWSLFGGVSVSSNKDDLIIDSTSIERKNLLSHAKFTAVKDFSDRVSMKVGTEYFIHNYSEKLQNENQERSFDERETYLFTEWDWYLSKKLVLRGGLRMGNSQLASQSWLDPRISLAYQVSEFGQVSIASGRFHQLPIENLRVIDPTIENSESKHLILNYQHQKEGVMFRAETFYKTYDDLVRFEGNLNDPIRLRNAGAGYARGMDFFLRDRKSIKNTDYWISYSFVDSKRSYNQYEANVQPDFAPRHNFSLVVKHFIAALNSQLGTSFSINDGYTYTNPNEPGEMNSKTKSYQNLSLSWSYLPKPNLIIHAAVQNVLGRENVFGYSYSENPNDQGAFESLAIGQPAPRFLFLGIFLTLSKDKTANNLNNL, from the coding sequence ATGAATCCAAGACTTCTTCTTTTTTTCACTTGTATGCTAGTGCAAACATACGCTTTTGCACAAGCAATCATCCACGGAAAAGTGCTGGACGAAAAAGGCTTGCCTCTACCCGGAGCAAATATCCAGATCAAAGGAAGTTATGATGGGGCTACAAGCGATAAAGACGGAGATTACCGGTTCGAAACATCAGCAACCGGTGCTCAAGTATTGGTTTTCAAGTTTCTGGGGTTCAAAAGCCAAGAACTTAATATAAGCCCTACCACAGGAGCTTACGAAATCCAACCGGTCAAAATGGTCGAAGAAATTACCGAAATGAATGCGGTGACAATCTCTGCGGGGGCGATGGAGGCCTCTGATGAGAAAAAAGCGGTAGTACTGCGGCCATTGGATATTGTCACCACATCCGGGGCAATGGGTGATATCGTCGGAGCTTTACAAACTTTGCCCGGAACCGGCACGGTAGGAAATGACGGACGCCTATTTGTCCGCGGTGGTGACGCAAGTGAGGTGGGCATCTACATCGATGGACTTCGTGTAGGAAATGCTTATGGAAGCTCCACGGCAAATGTCCCCACCCGAACCCGATTCAACCCCAATATTTTCAAAGGGACTTTTTTCAGTACAGGAGGATATTCAGCGGAATATGGGCAGGCACTCTCTTCGGCTTTGTCCCTGAATACAAAAGACCAATCCATGAGAACTCAAGGTGATCTCTCCATCATGTCTGTAGGCGGAGGATATGCCCAAACACTCGCCAATGAAACCCAAAGCATTTCACTTACAGCTAACTATTTTGACCTCAAGCCCTATCAGAAACTCATCAAACAGGATTTTGATTGGGAAAGGGCCCCTCACGGTTGGGACATAGAATTGTCCGCTCAGCAGAAACTCAAAAAAGGTGGCCTAGTAAAAGTACTTGCGAGAACAGAAGCCGGCGGAATGGAGCTCTGGCAAGCCCAACCCGGACTGGATGACAGAGGAATCTTCATCAAGCTGAATAACAAGTACTCTTATGCGCAGAGCAATTGGAGAAATGCCTACGAAAATGGATGGTCCCTTTTTGGAGGAGTTTCAGTTTCCTCAAACAAAGATGACTTGATCATTGATTCCACTTCTATAGAAAGGAAAAACTTGCTTTCCCATGCCAAATTCACTGCGGTAAAGGATTTCTCAGATCGCGTTTCTATGAAGGTTGGGACGGAATATTTTATCCACAATTACTCGGAGAAGCTCCAGAACGAAAACCAGGAAAGAAGTTTTGACGAAAGAGAAACCTATTTGTTCACCGAATGGGATTGGTACTTGAGTAAAAAATTAGTACTAAGAGGTGGTTTACGTATGGGAAATAGCCAATTGGCTAGCCAGAGCTGGTTAGATCCAAGAATTTCATTGGCCTACCAAGTCTCGGAATTCGGCCAAGTCTCTATTGCCTCAGGTCGGTTTCATCAATTACCCATCGAAAACCTTCGTGTAATTGACCCAACGATAGAAAATTCCGAATCAAAGCATCTGATTCTAAACTATCAGCATCAAAAAGAAGGGGTTATGTTTAGGGCAGAGACTTTTTATAAAACTTACGATGATTTAGTCCGATTCGAAGGAAATCTTAATGACCCTATCCGGCTTCGAAACGCAGGTGCAGGATACGCCCGAGGAATGGATTTCTTCCTGAGAGATCGTAAAAGCATCAAAAATACGGATTACTGGATTTCTTACAGTTTCGTAGACAGCAAGCGCAGTTATAATCAGTATGAGGCAAACGTTCAGCCCGATTTTGCCCCTAGGCACAATTTCTCTCTGGTCGTGAAGCACTTTATCGCAGCACTCAACTCCCAGCTCGGCACCTCCTTTTCTATCAACGATGGATACACTTATACCAATCCAAACGAACCCGGAGAAATGAATTCCAAAACAAAAAGCTACCAAAACTTAAGCTTATCCTGGAGCTACCTGCCAAAGCCAAATCTCATCATTCATGCAGCAGTGCAGAACGTACTCGGAAGAGAAAATGTATTTGGCTATTCCTATTCTGAAAATCCAAACGATCAGGGAGCATTCGAATCTCTTGCAATAGGTCAACCGGCACCGAGATTTCTATTTTTGGGAATTTTCCTGACGTTATCAAAAGACAAAACAGCAAATAATTTAAACAACCTATAA
- a CDS encoding YceI family protein, whose protein sequence is MKRFLFTQGLILTMLLWFPAFAQQSYKMSGDQQFTVAGTSTIHDWEMIAKEGTTGSSELSLENGKLSKIVSLTIEMPVKSLKSGKGAMDKNAYEALNATKYPFIKFEMTEFLGITGTKIKAKGKLTIAGKSQIIPLEVSYSMSGNDVKFKGKHTILFSDFEVDAPTAVFGTIKTGDKLVLAFEAGFSPKN, encoded by the coding sequence ATGAAAAGATTTCTTTTTACCCAAGGACTAATCCTTACCATGTTGTTGTGGTTTCCGGCCTTTGCGCAGCAATCCTACAAGATGTCCGGCGACCAGCAGTTCACTGTAGCGGGAACTTCTACCATACATGACTGGGAGATGATAGCCAAGGAGGGTACCACGGGATCCTCTGAGCTTAGTTTAGAAAATGGTAAACTTTCTAAAATAGTCTCTCTTACAATAGAAATGCCTGTGAAAAGTCTAAAAAGCGGGAAAGGGGCTATGGATAAAAATGCGTATGAAGCGCTAAATGCCACAAAATATCCTTTTATCAAATTTGAAATGACTGAATTCTTGGGTATTACCGGAACTAAGATCAAGGCTAAAGGCAAACTTACAATTGCGGGGAAGTCACAAATTATTCCACTTGAGGTGTCCTATTCTATGTCCGGAAATGATGTCAAGTTTAAGGGGAAGCATACTATTCTGTTCAGTGATTTTGAAGTTGATGCCCCTACAGCTGTCTTCGGGACAATTAAAACAGGGGATAAGCTAGTGCTAGCCTTTGAGGCTGGTTTTTCACCAAAAAACTAA
- a CDS encoding Rne/Rng family ribonuclease, translating into MSTELLIDSAQNGSRIALLQDKSLVELHSEGMDNQFKVGDIYLGTVRKIVNGLNAAFIDVGYEKDAFLHYQDLGANFNSLTKFTKMVRNNNYGNYNLKGFENEPEIDKIGKISGPLSKNQQILVQVVKEPISTKGPRLSCELSLPGRYLVLVPFSDSVNVSKKIRSNEERKRLLRLINSIKPANFGVIIRTVAEGQSVSDLDKDLRNLLNNWEEGMGKLMKAKSRDKIIGEMSMASSLVRDLLNESFDAITVEEESTYDQIRSYIRNIAPEKEKIVKLYNGKAKLFESFGIEKQIKSLFGQTVSLPQGGYVIIEHTEALHVIDVNSGNKSNQESDQESTALKTNLVAAKEIGRQLRLRDMGGIIVVDFIDMKKAENKKAIYEAMNHELKFDRSKHTVLPLSKFGLMQITRQRVRPEVNIVTKETCPACNGTGKIQASILIADKLEKDVDHIATIQNVSKIQIGLHPYLHAYFTTGIISRRVKWFFKYNKWIKLIKDSSLPVTEYRFLDESGEEIELQVKSETE; encoded by the coding sequence TTGAGTACGGAATTGTTAATCGATTCTGCTCAAAACGGAAGTCGAATTGCCCTTCTTCAAGACAAGAGCCTGGTTGAGTTGCATTCCGAAGGAATGGACAATCAGTTTAAAGTTGGGGATATTTATCTCGGTACGGTTCGGAAAATCGTCAATGGGCTCAATGCGGCCTTCATTGACGTAGGGTATGAGAAAGACGCCTTTCTTCATTACCAGGACCTCGGGGCAAATTTCAACAGCCTGACCAAGTTCACCAAAATGGTGCGCAACAACAACTATGGCAATTACAATTTGAAGGGTTTTGAGAACGAGCCTGAAATCGACAAGATTGGAAAAATCTCCGGTCCACTGTCGAAAAATCAACAGATTTTAGTTCAGGTCGTCAAAGAACCCATCTCTACGAAGGGACCTCGGCTATCCTGTGAGCTCTCTCTGCCAGGTCGCTACCTTGTGCTGGTGCCCTTTTCGGATTCGGTCAACGTATCCAAGAAGATCAGAAGCAACGAGGAAAGAAAACGTCTCCTGAGACTCATCAATTCCATCAAACCGGCCAATTTCGGAGTAATCATCCGTACAGTGGCAGAAGGTCAGTCCGTTAGTGACTTGGATAAAGACCTGCGCAATCTCCTTAACAACTGGGAAGAGGGCATGGGAAAATTGATGAAAGCCAAGAGTCGCGACAAAATTATCGGAGAGATGAGCATGGCTTCCTCACTTGTGAGAGACCTGCTCAACGAATCATTCGACGCAATCACCGTAGAAGAAGAATCTACTTACGATCAGATCAGATCCTACATCAGGAATATAGCTCCTGAAAAAGAAAAAATTGTCAAGCTTTACAACGGTAAAGCTAAACTATTTGAAAGTTTTGGAATAGAAAAGCAGATCAAAAGCCTGTTTGGACAGACGGTCAGCCTTCCGCAAGGGGGGTATGTGATCATCGAGCATACAGAAGCCCTGCACGTCATTGACGTGAACAGTGGCAATAAGTCCAACCAGGAAAGTGACCAGGAATCAACGGCATTAAAAACCAATCTGGTCGCAGCTAAAGAAATTGGCAGACAGCTCCGGCTCCGGGATATGGGGGGGATCATCGTAGTCGATTTTATCGACATGAAGAAGGCCGAGAATAAGAAGGCCATCTACGAAGCGATGAACCACGAGCTAAAGTTTGACAGGTCTAAGCACACTGTTTTGCCGCTGAGCAAATTTGGGCTCATGCAGATCACCCGACAGCGGGTAAGGCCGGAGGTCAATATTGTGACCAAAGAAACCTGCCCGGCATGCAACGGAACCGGCAAAATCCAGGCTTCAATCTTGATAGCCGATAAGCTGGAAAAAGACGTGGATCATATTGCTACTATCCAAAATGTGAGTAAAATACAAATTGGGCTGCATCCCTACCTGCACGCATACTTCACTACAGGCATAATCAGCCGAAGAGTAAAGTGGTTTTTCAAGTATAATAAGTGGATAAAACTGATCAAAGATTCTTCCCTACCCGTGACGGAATACAGATTCTTAGATGAATCTGGAGAGGAAATCGAACTGCAAGTAAAAAGCGAGACTGAATAG
- a CDS encoding single-stranded DNA-binding protein, whose protein sequence is MAGVNKVILVGNLGADPEVKYLEGDNAVANVSLATTEAYKNRNGERVEQTEWHDLEMWGAQAKIAEQYLKKGSQIYVEGKIKTDKWQDEQGQNRYRTRIRVLSFTMLGSRPDGAGGSAPSQQASQQRPTSAAPTSTPKAQEMVSDTEDDDLPF, encoded by the coding sequence ATGGCAGGAGTAAATAAAGTAATCCTAGTAGGAAATCTCGGCGCAGATCCGGAAGTAAAGTATCTGGAAGGCGACAATGCAGTAGCAAATGTAAGTTTGGCAACCACAGAAGCATACAAAAACCGAAACGGTGAAAGGGTAGAGCAAACGGAATGGCACGATCTGGAAATGTGGGGAGCACAGGCTAAAATAGCCGAGCAATACCTCAAAAAAGGTAGTCAGATTTACGTAGAAGGGAAAATCAAAACTGACAAATGGCAGGATGAGCAAGGTCAAAACCGCTATAGAACCAGAATCAGAGTACTAAGCTTTACTATGCTTGGCAGCAGACCCGACGGGGCGGGAGGCTCTGCACCTTCCCAGCAAGCATCCCAACAAAGGCCTACATCTGCGGCGCCTACTTCAACGCCTAAAGCACAAGAAATGGTTTCAGATACAGAAGATGATGATCTACCGTTTTAA
- the mutY gene encoding A/G-specific adenine glycosylase, with protein MGYKTIEYQAFSHQILAWYRENPRDLPWRGTLDPYKIWLSEIILQQTRVAQGLPYYYAFVETYPTVKNLALAPEEEVLRLWQGLGYYSRARNLHACAKSIWHDMDGEFPKTYNDLLKLKGVGSYTASAIASFAYNEAKAVVDGNVFRVLARYFGIETDIASSKAKKEFEALANQLIPVDNPGEFNQAMMDFGARLCTPKKPDCSTCPLKDSCFALRNNMVSDLPVKINKVKIKERNFHYYVIKCGDRWVWKKRTSGDIWEGLHDFPQVESSNNLSPVMNIPSTSEEEMVRFPKKYRHILSHQRLNAVFSEVEIKEENSEELENWCENEGFMLVAEDKIEYLAKPKLIVNFLNDQGI; from the coding sequence ATGGGTTATAAAACCATTGAATATCAGGCTTTTTCGCATCAAATACTAGCTTGGTACAGAGAAAATCCAAGAGATTTACCATGGAGAGGAACACTTGATCCATATAAAATTTGGCTCTCAGAAATCATTCTTCAACAAACCCGGGTGGCCCAGGGATTACCTTATTATTATGCTTTTGTTGAGACTTACCCCACGGTAAAAAATCTCGCTCTTGCACCCGAAGAGGAAGTACTGAGGCTGTGGCAGGGCTTGGGATACTATAGTAGGGCAAGAAATCTTCATGCTTGCGCAAAAAGCATCTGGCATGATATGGACGGTGAGTTTCCAAAAACATACAATGACTTGCTGAAATTAAAAGGAGTCGGAAGCTACACTGCCTCGGCAATAGCAAGTTTTGCTTATAATGAGGCAAAAGCTGTAGTAGACGGCAATGTGTTCCGGGTGCTGGCACGATACTTTGGTATTGAAACCGATATAGCCAGTTCTAAAGCAAAGAAAGAATTCGAGGCTTTGGCCAATCAGCTTATACCTGTAGACAATCCGGGAGAATTCAATCAAGCGATGATGGATTTTGGTGCCAGGCTGTGCACACCCAAAAAACCGGACTGCTCCACATGTCCATTGAAAGACTCTTGTTTTGCTCTCCGAAACAATATGGTGTCTGATCTGCCCGTAAAAATCAATAAGGTAAAAATCAAAGAGCGGAATTTCCATTATTATGTCATTAAGTGTGGTGACAGATGGGTCTGGAAAAAGCGGACTTCGGGCGATATTTGGGAAGGGTTACACGACTTTCCTCAGGTAGAATCAAGTAATAACCTGTCTCCGGTAATGAATATTCCATCAACTTCTGAGGAAGAAATGGTACGTTTTCCCAAAAAATACAGACACATATTGTCCCACCAACGGTTAAATGCCGTTTTCTCTGAGGTAGAAATTAAAGAAGAAAATTCCGAAGAGCTTGAAAACTGGTGCGAAAACGAAGGGTTTATGCTGGTAGCAGAAGACAAGATCGAATACCTGGCAAAGCCAAAGTTAATAGTGAACTTTTTGAACGATCAAGGGATTTGA